The following are from one region of the Nostoc cf. commune SO-36 genome:
- a CDS encoding alpha/beta fold hydrolase, with protein MPYINVRGVEHYYEWVKKPSGSLVKPVMVFMHGWAGSARYWQNTADALSEQFDCLLYDMRGFGRSRGKPTIAQASEAVAESDSPQEESEAIKELTYELEEYADDLAVLLDGLYLQRVYINAHSMGASVATLFFNRYPERVERGILTCSGIFEYDEKSFSAFHKFGGYVVKFRPKWLSKIPFVDRMFMARFLYSSIPYSERQAFLEDFLEADYDAALGTIFTSVSKAQSEVMPQEFAKLTVPTLLVAGEYDKIIPAEMGRQAAALSDKVKFVMIRNTAHFPMLEDAPTYMQQVQEFLQINTPQPQLS; from the coding sequence ATGCCTTATATTAATGTTCGTGGCGTTGAGCATTACTACGAATGGGTGAAAAAACCATCCGGTTCTTTGGTAAAACCAGTGATGGTTTTTATGCATGGTTGGGCTGGTTCGGCTAGATATTGGCAAAATACTGCTGATGCTTTATCAGAGCAATTTGATTGTTTACTCTACGATATGCGGGGATTTGGCCGTTCTAGGGGAAAGCCAACTATCGCCCAAGCAAGTGAAGCTGTTGCCGAATCTGATTCCCCACAGGAAGAATCAGAGGCAATTAAAGAGCTAACCTATGAATTAGAGGAATACGCTGATGATTTGGCAGTCTTGTTAGATGGGTTGTATCTTCAGCGTGTTTATATCAATGCTCATTCAATGGGCGCATCTGTTGCTACTTTATTTTTTAACCGCTATCCCGAACGAGTAGAACGAGGAATTTTAACTTGTAGCGGCATTTTCGAGTACGATGAAAAATCTTTTAGTGCTTTTCATAAATTTGGTGGCTATGTAGTGAAATTCCGTCCCAAATGGTTAAGCAAAATTCCATTTGTTGACCGGATGTTTATGGCCAGATTTCTGTATAGTTCAATACCATATTCTGAGCGGCAAGCTTTTTTGGAAGATTTTCTCGAAGCAGATTACGATGCGGCTTTAGGAACAATTTTTACTTCAGTCAGTAAGGCTCAATCTGAAGTGATGCCGCAAGAGTTTGCTAAGCTGACAGTGCCGACTCTACTCGTGGCGGGGGAGTATGATAAAATTATTCCAGCCGAGATGGGGCGTCAAGCGGCTGCATTGAGTGACAAAGTGAAATTTGTGATGATTCGTAACACAGCGCATTTCCCAATGTTGGAAGATGCGCCAACTTATATGCAACAGGTACAAGAGTTTTTGCAAATTAACACGCCACAGCCACAGTTGAGTTAA
- a CDS encoding Uma2 family endonuclease gives MSIPLLNYPIQEKLVTVADVSWEEFKAIEVQLKDNRNVRLSYLSGILEIMSPIGEKHEEVKRTLGYLLEAYMRELGIRFYGRGGFTLEEPGYASGTPDESYSINTKGEVPDIVIEIIVTSGTINRKELYKPKKVPEVWFWKSNQIKIFRLNASGEYQEVNRSGFFANLDPALLLQYIEHPDQYDAVAEFVQAIRKIT, from the coding sequence ATGAGCATCCCACTTCTGAACTATCCCATACAAGAGAAATTAGTGACCGTCGCAGATGTTTCTTGGGAGGAATTCAAAGCTATTGAGGTACAGCTAAAAGACAACCGCAATGTGCGACTCTCTTATTTGTCAGGAATATTAGAAATTATGTCCCCCATTGGTGAAAAACACGAGGAAGTGAAAAGAACCCTTGGCTACTTGCTAGAAGCTTATATGCGAGAGTTGGGAATCCGGTTTTACGGTCGTGGTGGTTTTACTTTGGAAGAACCTGGGTATGCTTCTGGCACACCCGATGAGTCTTACAGCATCAACACAAAAGGAGAAGTTCCTGACATTGTTATTGAAATTATTGTTACTAGCGGCACAATTAACCGAAAAGAGTTATACAAACCCAAAAAAGTCCCTGAAGTTTGGTTCTGGAAGTCTAACCAGATAAAAATATTCCGTTTAAATGCAAGTGGCGAATATCAAGAAGTAAACCGTAGCGGTTTCTTTGCGAATTTAGACCCAGCTTTGTTGCTGCAATATATCGAACATCCTGACCAATACGACGCTGTTGCCGAATTTGTACAGGCTATCCGAAAAATCACTTAA